In Sphingobium sp. Z007, one DNA window encodes the following:
- a CDS encoding MFS transporter, whose protein sequence is MTQAIPKPSGKVRWIVCGLLFAAVVLSYVDRLVLPTLKPDLQARYGWSERGYADLAIWFQAGYGISYVFFGRLIDRIGARAGYALAVTLWTLGHVAHIFFTSTAGMLIARIPLAIGEAGTFPAAIAATNEWFPKKERALAIGIFNAGSNVGAILTPLLVPIIAVTLGWRWAFILTGLLTVLWLTAWLTFYRRPREKKGLSAEELAWIETDPVEEKRPVKWATLFRHRQTWAYMAGRFLIDPVWWTFLFWLPDFFNKQYGVKMLDFGPPLIAVYLLADVGSVAGGWASSRFMGRGWSLNRSRKSAMFLAALCAVPIAFAANAPSMWVAVGLIGLACAGHQGFSANLYALPGDVFPRWMAGSVVGLGGLSGAIGGMMMAKFAGVILETIGSYGPIFAVASCAYLVALGVIHLLLPRYQPVLAPLPGNPA, encoded by the coding sequence ATGACGCAGGCGATTCCCAAGCCCTCAGGCAAAGTCCGCTGGATCGTCTGCGGCCTGCTCTTTGCGGCGGTGGTCCTCTCCTATGTCGACCGCCTCGTCCTGCCGACATTGAAGCCCGATCTCCAGGCCCGCTATGGCTGGAGTGAGCGCGGCTATGCCGATCTCGCCATCTGGTTTCAGGCGGGCTACGGCATTTCCTATGTCTTTTTCGGCCGCCTGATCGACCGGATCGGCGCGCGGGCAGGCTATGCGCTGGCGGTGACGCTGTGGACGCTGGGCCATGTCGCGCACATCTTCTTCACCTCGACCGCAGGAATGTTGATCGCCCGCATCCCGCTGGCGATCGGGGAGGCAGGGACATTCCCGGCCGCCATCGCCGCGACCAATGAATGGTTCCCTAAGAAGGAGCGCGCGCTCGCGATCGGCATCTTCAACGCCGGGTCCAATGTTGGCGCGATCCTGACGCCGCTGCTGGTGCCGATCATCGCGGTGACGCTGGGCTGGCGCTGGGCCTTCATCCTCACCGGTCTGCTGACCGTCCTGTGGCTGACCGCATGGCTGACCTTCTACCGCCGCCCGCGTGAGAAGAAGGGTCTATCGGCCGAGGAACTGGCCTGGATCGAAACCGATCCTGTCGAAGAAAAACGCCCCGTCAAATGGGCCACCCTGTTCCGCCATCGCCAGACCTGGGCCTATATGGCGGGCCGCTTCCTGATCGATCCGGTCTGGTGGACCTTCCTCTTCTGGCTGCCCGACTTCTTCAACAAACAATATGGCGTCAAGATGCTGGACTTCGGTCCGCCGCTGATCGCTGTCTATCTGCTAGCCGATGTCGGATCGGTCGCGGGCGGCTGGGCGTCGTCGCGCTTCATGGGCCGGGGCTGGAGCCTCAACCGGTCGCGCAAGAGCGCCATGTTCCTGGCTGCGCTGTGCGCCGTGCCGATCGCCTTTGCGGCCAATGCGCCCTCCATGTGGGTGGCGGTCGGCCTCATCGGCCTCGCTTGCGCCGGGCATCAGGGCTTTTCCGCCAATCTCTATGCGCTGCCGGGCGACGTCTTTCCCCGCTGGATGGCGGGATCGGTCGTCGGTCTTGGCGGCCTGTCCGGCGCGATCGGCGGCATGATGATGGCCAAATTCGCGGGCGTCATTCTGGAAACCATCGGCAGCTACGGCCCGATCTTCGCGGTCGCCTCCTGCGCCTATCTGGTCGCGCTCGGCGTGATCCACCTCCTCCTGCCCCGCTACCAGCCGGTGCTCGCTCCTCTCCCCGGAAACCCTGCATGA
- the uxaC gene encoding glucuronate isomerase: MTKPLHLHPDRLFPSDSATRDIARRLYATVKDLPIISPHGHTDPRWFAYDAPFANPAELLIVPDHYAFRMLMSQGVTLDELGVPTVDGSATESDPRAIWRRFAERYYLFRGTPTRMWMDWVFAEAFGIDVQLSVETADHYYDIIDAALKTPAFRPRALFERYNIEVIATTEGPLDPLDHHRAIRESGWSGRVITAYRPDPVMDPDDPAFIANVQRFCAMAGEDAGSFAGYLRAHEKRRADFRAAGATSTDHGHPSAFTAHLPREEIEALYARVTTGPATAREAELFRGHMLTEMARMAISDGMVMQLHPGVHRNHNEAVLARFGKDKGGDIPTAGEFVQALKPLLDAYGNDPRLTLILFTLDEDVYSRELAPLAGHYPALKLGPPWWFHDSPEGMRRFRERTTETAGFYNMVGFNDDTRAFLSIPARHDVARRMDCAWLAQLVAEHRLEEDEAFEVARALAYDLAKAAYKL; encoded by the coding sequence ATGACCAAGCCACTGCATTTGCACCCTGATCGTTTGTTTCCGTCCGATTCCGCAACGCGCGATATCGCGCGCCGCCTCTATGCGACGGTCAAGGATCTGCCGATCATCAGCCCGCACGGCCATACCGATCCGCGCTGGTTCGCCTATGACGCGCCTTTCGCCAATCCGGCCGAACTGCTGATCGTGCCCGATCATTATGCATTCCGCATGTTGATGAGCCAGGGCGTGACGCTGGACGAACTGGGCGTGCCGACCGTGGACGGCAGCGCGACGGAGAGCGATCCGCGCGCCATCTGGCGGCGCTTTGCCGAGCGTTATTATCTGTTCCGCGGCACGCCGACGCGCATGTGGATGGACTGGGTCTTTGCCGAGGCGTTCGGCATCGATGTGCAGTTGAGCGTGGAGACGGCCGACCATTATTACGACATCATCGACGCCGCGCTGAAAACCCCGGCCTTCCGCCCGCGCGCCCTGTTCGAACGCTATAATATCGAAGTCATAGCCACCACCGAAGGCCCGCTCGACCCGCTCGACCATCACCGCGCGATCCGGGAGTCCGGTTGGAGCGGCAGGGTCATCACCGCCTATCGCCCGGACCCGGTGATGGACCCCGACGATCCGGCCTTCATCGCCAATGTCCAGCGCTTCTGCGCCATGGCGGGCGAGGATGCGGGCAGTTTCGCCGGATATCTGCGCGCCCATGAAAAGCGTCGCGCCGATTTCCGCGCGGCGGGTGCGACATCGACCGATCACGGCCACCCCAGCGCCTTCACCGCCCATCTGCCGCGCGAAGAGATCGAGGCGCTCTACGCCAGGGTCACGACCGGTCCTGCCACCGCGCGGGAAGCCGAGCTCTTCCGCGGCCATATGCTCACTGAAATGGCGCGCATGGCGATCTCGGACGGCATGGTCATGCAACTGCACCCCGGCGTTCATCGCAACCACAACGAAGCCGTGCTGGCCCGTTTCGGCAAGGACAAGGGCGGCGACATCCCGACCGCAGGCGAGTTCGTGCAGGCCTTGAAGCCCTTGCTGGACGCCTATGGCAACGACCCGCGCCTGACCCTGATCCTCTTCACCCTGGACGAGGACGTCTATTCCCGCGAACTGGCGCCGCTGGCGGGCCATTATCCTGCGCTCAAACTGGGGCCACCCTGGTGGTTCCACGACAGCCCGGAAGGGATGCGCCGTTTCCGCGAGCGCACGACCGAAACGGCCGGCTTCTACAATATGGTCGGCTTCAACGATGACACGCGCGCCTTCCTGTCGATCCCGGCGCGCCATGACGTAGCCCGCCGCATGGATTGCGCCTGGCTCGCGCAACTGGTCGCGGAACATCGGCTGGAGGAGGATGAAGCGTTTGAGGTCGCCCGCGCGCTCGCCTATGATCTGGCCAAGGCAGCGTACAAGCTGTGA
- a CDS encoding mannitol dehydrogenase family protein produces the protein MSRLSSTTLATLPADIIRPAYDRAAVTCGVVHIGIGAFHRAHQAVVFDDALNAGDMRWGIIAASLRSPAVRDQMQPQDGLYTMLVRDGSHEQARIIGAVQRVIVAPEEPQALLAALASADTHIVTLTITEKGYKLDPATGALIETDPQLAADLVSLDSPQTAPGYIVAALARRRAAGLQPFTAISCDNLPHNGARLRDAVLALARRHDATLADWIAQHGAFPETMVDRIVPATTAEDIAALATRLGVEDQAMVKTEPFLQWVIEDKFCGPRPDFGAGVQLTAAVAPWEEAKLRLLNGAHSGIAYLGGLAGIEHVHDVLTLPEARHFVESLWDEAETTLSPPPELDIAAYRRALMARFDNPTLRHRTRQIAMDGSQKLPQRLLAPIAARLDAGQRIDALSLAVAAWIRWQAGRDDSGTRHQVDDPLAAAMAATLADRQSAAGRVAAMLTFDAVVPPPLARDERLRASLTHWLSILETDGAQAALASFRA, from the coding sequence GTGAGCCGCCTGTCTTCCACCACGCTGGCGACACTGCCCGCTGATATCATCCGCCCGGCCTATGACCGCGCCGCCGTCACCTGCGGCGTAGTCCATATCGGCATCGGCGCCTTCCACCGCGCGCATCAGGCGGTGGTGTTTGACGATGCCCTCAACGCCGGCGACATGCGCTGGGGGATTATCGCCGCCTCGCTCCGGTCGCCCGCCGTGCGGGACCAGATGCAGCCGCAGGACGGCCTCTACACCATGCTGGTGCGTGACGGCTCTCATGAACAGGCCCGCATCATCGGCGCAGTCCAGCGCGTCATCGTCGCACCGGAAGAGCCGCAGGCGTTGCTCGCCGCGCTGGCGTCTGCCGACACGCATATCGTCACGCTCACCATCACGGAGAAGGGCTATAAGCTCGACCCGGCGACTGGCGCGCTGATCGAAACCGACCCGCAACTGGCCGCCGACCTTGTCTCGCTCGACAGTCCGCAGACGGCGCCTGGCTATATTGTCGCGGCGCTGGCCCGTCGCCGCGCAGCGGGACTGCAACCCTTCACCGCGATCAGCTGCGACAATTTACCGCATAATGGCGCGCGGCTTCGGGATGCGGTGCTGGCGCTGGCCCGCCGCCATGACGCCACCCTGGCCGACTGGATCGCGCAGCATGGGGCTTTTCCTGAAACCATGGTCGATCGCATCGTGCCCGCGACCACGGCCGAAGACATCGCCGCGCTAGCAACCCGTCTCGGCGTCGAAGACCAGGCGATGGTAAAAACCGAACCCTTCCTCCAATGGGTGATCGAGGACAAATTCTGCGGCCCGCGCCCGGATTTTGGCGCAGGCGTCCAACTCACCGCGGCCGTCGCTCCCTGGGAAGAAGCCAAGTTGCGCCTGCTCAACGGCGCACATAGCGGCATCGCCTATCTGGGCGGCTTGGCCGGCATCGAGCATGTCCACGACGTGCTGACCTTGCCCGAAGCGCGCCATTTTGTGGAGTCGCTTTGGGACGAGGCGGAAACCACGCTATCGCCCCCGCCCGAACTCGACATCGCCGCCTATCGCCGGGCCCTGATGGCGCGCTTCGACAATCCGACGCTGCGCCACCGCACGCGCCAGATCGCCATGGATGGATCGCAAAAGCTGCCCCAGCGGCTACTCGCGCCCATTGCCGCGCGGCTCGATGCGGGGCAGAGGATCGACGCGTTGTCGCTGGCGGTCGCGGCCTGGATACGCTGGCAGGCGGGACGGGACGATAGCGGCACGCGGCATCAGGTGGACGATCCGCTTGCCGCAGCCATGGCGGCGACTTTGGCCGACAGGCAATCGGCGGCTGGTCGTGTCGCGGCGATGTTGACGTTCGATGCCGTGGTGCCGCCCCCGTTGGCGCGCGATGAACGGCTGCGCGCGTCGTTGACTCACTGGCTATCCATTCTCGAAACAGATGGCGCGCAGGCCGCACTCGCCTCTTTTCGCGCATGA